DNA from Asanoa sp. WMMD1127:
AGCCGGCGGCGACCGGGCCGCTCGCGCAGCAGGAACACCGCCAGCAGCACCGTGAAGACGGCCTGGCTCTGCAGGACCAGCGAGGACAGGCCGGCCGGCATGCCCGCGGCCATGCCGGCGAACAGCAGCGAGAACTTGGTGACGCCGAGGGCCAGCGCGACGGCGAGCACCCAGCGCCACGGCACCCGCGGGCGGCCGACGAAGAAGACCGCCGGCACCGCCGCGACGGTGAACCGCAGCGCGTTGAACAGCAGCGGCGGGAAGTGGTCGAGGCCGACCCGGATGACGACGAAGTTGACGCCCCACAGGGCCGCCACCCCGACGGCCAGGGCGATGTCGCGTGGTTTCACGGCGTCATCGTCGGCGCCACCGACGATGTAGCACCAGCGAGGTTTTCTGAACCCTTCGAGTAGCCTCGCTACATGATCGAGGTCGGTCGGCTGCGCGCGCTCGACGCCGTGGCCAGCTACGGAACCGTACTCGCGGCCAGCGCCGCCCTGCACTGCACGCCGTCGGCCGTGTCGCAGCAGCTCGGCAAGCTCGAGCGGGAGACCGGCGCCACACTGGTCGAGAAGGACGGCCGGCGGATCCGGCTGACCACGGCCGGCCGGGTCCTCGCCGACCACGCGGCCCGGGTGCTGGCCGCTCTCGACGAGGCCGAGGCCGCGCTCGCGGCCCAGCGGGACACGGTCACCGGCCGGCTCACGATCGCCGCGTTCGCGACCGCCTGCCGCGGGCTGCTGCCACACGCGCTGCACCGGTTGGCGGCGGACCACCCGGAGCTGCGTACGGGCCTCGTGGAAGGCGACCCACACCACGCGCTCGACCTGCTCCAGCGCGGCCACGCGGACCTGGCGGTGCTCGACGACTGGCCGGAGGCCGCGCTGACCTTTCCCCCCGGCATCACCGCGGCGGAGCTCGGCGCCGACGTCGCCGACCTGGTCGTGCCGACCGGCCACCGGCTCGCGGCGACGACCGGCCCGGTCCGCCGCGACCAGCTCCGCGGCGAACGCTGGATCGCCGCTCCGCCGGGCGCGATCTGCTACGAGTGGCTGCTGCGGGTGCTGCCCGGCGTCGAGCCGGACTTCCTGGTCGGCGAGTTCGAGACCCAGCTGACCCTGGTCGCGGCCGGCCTGGGCGTGGCCATGCTGCCCCGCCTGGCCCGGCCGACGCTCCCGGCCGGCGTGGTCACGCTGCCGGTCGCGCCGCGGCCGACCCGCCGGGTGACGGTGGCCTGGCGGACGGCGTCGGCCGCCCGACCCGCGGTCAAGGCCGCCGTGGCGGCGCTGCGCGACTCGTGGGAGCGACGAAACCCGGGTGCCGTCGTCGCCGCCGCGGCGTAGCGTGGCCCGCGACCGACCCGGCCCGAGGAGGTGAGACCCATGAACCCAGCATCCGTGGGTGCTCCCCTCGCCGTCCCGGTCCGGCGTTCGACCTAGCCGGTCGCCCGGGAGTGCGCACACCACTCCCGAAAGGCGACAGCCATGCGATCTTTGACTTTCACCGCACAGACGTCGGCGGACGGCGTCACCGAGCGCGACTTCACCGTCGGCGACATGCCGGGCGTCCTCTGGTCGCCCGCGTCCGGCCCCGACCGCGCCCCTCTCGTCTTCATGGGGCACGGCGGCGGCACCCACAAGCGGTGGCCGGCGATGACGGGCCGGGCCCGCCTGCTGGTGGCCAGGGGCTTCCACGTCGCGGTCGTCGACGCGCCCGCGCACGGCGAGCGGCCCCGCACGGCCTACGACGAGCAGGAGGTCGCGGCCCTCTACGCGGCCCGCGCGGCCGGCGAGCCGGAAGGCCCGATCGTCGTCCGCTACAACGCGGACCTCGCCCGGCGGGCCGTGCCCGAGTGGCGGGCGACCCTCGACGCCCTCCAGGAGCTACCGGAGATCGGCGCCGCGGGGCCCGTCGGCTTCTTCGGCCTCAACATGGCCACCGCGATCGGCGTGCCGTTCGTGGCCGCCGACGACCGGATCACCGCCGCGGTGTTCGGCCTCCACTGGCCCGACGCCCTGGCCGGGACGGCGAAGGAGATCACCGTCCCGGTCCAGTACGTGCTGCAGTGGGACGACGAGCACATCCCGCGCGAAGCGGGGCTCGCGCTGTTCGACGCGTTCGGCTCGGCGGAGAAGACGCTGCACGCGAACGCGGGCCGGCACAAGGACCTGCCCCGGTTCGAGAGCGAGGACGCGGTCGCCTTCTTCGCCCGGCACCTAGCCGCGGTCGAGGAAGTCCAGCACGACCGCGGCGAACAGCGGTGAGCTGAAGATGGAGTAGTGGGTCAGGCCCGGCAGGACGGCCAGCGCGTGGCCACCTGCCGGCCGGCCCTCGCCACCCCAGCCGCCGTCCTGTTGGGCGCCGCCGAGCAGCTTGTAGATCTCGACGAACGACGACGGCGGCACCTGGTCGGCGTCGGCGCCGACGACCATCGTGGGGACGGTCAGGCCGCGTACCTTCTCGGTGAAGTCGAAGCTCTGCGCCATGAACGCGCCGATCTTGTCGAGCAGCCGGCCGAAGTCCTCGGGGCGCGGCGCGACCTTCTGGTAGAGCTGGTACATCGGAGTGTCCACCATGAACTCCGCGGCCGCCGCGTTGACCTGGCCCTGCATGGCCCGCAACTCCGGGTAGACCTCGTCCGGCCTCAGATAGGTCGACGCCATCACCATGCGGCCCACCTTGTCGGGGTGGTTGGCCGCCGTGTGCATGGCGACGCCGCCGCCGAGCGAGTAGCCGACCACGTCGGGCCGGTCGAGGCCGAGATGGTCGATCAGCGCGGCGATGTCGGCCGCCATGGCGTCGAGGGTGATCGGGCGGTCGATGTCGGCGGTGCGGCCGTGGCCCTGCAGGTCGACGGTGATGACCTCGTGCTCGGCGGCCAGCAGCGGCAGCACCGGGCCGAACATCTCCCCCGATCCGAGGCCGCCGTGCAGCAGGATCAGCGGCCGGCCGGCGCCGTAGCGCTCGTAGTAGAGGTTGATGCCGTTGACGTCGGCGTAGCCGCCGGTGCCCTCGGCGTCGGCGGTCCAGTCGGTGTCGGTCACGGTGCGGGCCTCCCCTGGGTCGACGATGACCCGCACCATGCTAGGGGGTCAGGCGCCCCAGCCGGCGCCCGTGCCACCCACGCGGGTGTCCTGGACCGTCTCGTAGTAGCCCGACCGCTTGTAGGCGCCGATCGGGTCCGGGTCGAGCCCCATCTCTTCGCGCAGCGACCGCAGCAGGGGCCGGACGTCGGTGTGGTACGCGTCCATCAGCACGTCGTTGGCCTCGAGCACGTCGCCGGCGCGCTGGGCCGCCGCCAACGCGGACGCGTCGACCGACAGCGCCTTGGCCGTGGCCTCCTGCACGTTGAGCACCGAGCGGATCACCGCCTGGATCTTCGGTTCGATGTTGTGGCACTGGTCGAGCATGAAGGCGATCCCGGCGTCGGGGCGCAGCGCGTCCGCCGAGACGATCTCGCACATGATGCGGAACAGCTGGAACG
Protein-coding regions in this window:
- a CDS encoding alpha/beta hydrolase, which translates into the protein MRVIVDPGEARTVTDTDWTADAEGTGGYADVNGINLYYERYGAGRPLILLHGGLGSGEMFGPVLPLLAAEHEVITVDLQGHGRTADIDRPITLDAMAADIAALIDHLGLDRPDVVGYSLGGGVAMHTAANHPDKVGRMVMASTYLRPDEVYPELRAMQGQVNAAAAEFMVDTPMYQLYQKVAPRPEDFGRLLDKIGAFMAQSFDFTEKVRGLTVPTMVVGADADQVPPSSFVEIYKLLGGAQQDGGWGGEGRPAGGHALAVLPGLTHYSIFSSPLFAAVVLDFLDRG
- a CDS encoding LysR substrate-binding domain-containing protein gives rise to the protein MIEVGRLRALDAVASYGTVLAASAALHCTPSAVSQQLGKLERETGATLVEKDGRRIRLTTAGRVLADHAARVLAALDEAEAALAAQRDTVTGRLTIAAFATACRGLLPHALHRLAADHPELRTGLVEGDPHHALDLLQRGHADLAVLDDWPEAALTFPPGITAAELGADVADLVVPTGHRLAATTGPVRRDQLRGERWIAAPPGAICYEWLLRVLPGVEPDFLVGEFETQLTLVAAGLGVAMLPRLARPTLPAGVVTLPVAPRPTRRVTVAWRTASAARPAVKAAVAALRDSWERRNPGAVVAAAA
- a CDS encoding alpha/beta hydrolase → MRSLTFTAQTSADGVTERDFTVGDMPGVLWSPASGPDRAPLVFMGHGGGTHKRWPAMTGRARLLVARGFHVAVVDAPAHGERPRTAYDEQEVAALYAARAAGEPEGPIVVRYNADLARRAVPEWRATLDALQELPEIGAAGPVGFFGLNMATAIGVPFVAADDRITAAVFGLHWPDALAGTAKEITVPVQYVLQWDDEHIPREAGLALFDAFGSAEKTLHANAGRHKDLPRFESEDAVAFFARHLAAVEEVQHDRGEQR